The following proteins are co-located in the Paludibaculum fermentans genome:
- the ctaD gene encoding cytochrome c oxidase subunit I: MADTLTTHGNGHAAHHGDYLDDPKGLASWLTTVDHKRIGLMYMWSVFFFFLVGGIFALLVRIELLTPKQTIMTAEMYNRVFTLHGAIMVFLVIIPAIPAALGNFALPLLLGAKDVAFPKLNLASLYVYWTGALMAVTTLALGGVDTGWTFYTPYSSTTGGGVTLMVLAAFVLGFSSIFTGVNFIATIHKLRAPGMGWFEMPLFCWGMYSTALIQILATPVLAITLLLLCMERVLSIGIFDPQLGGDPVLFQHFFWFYSHPAVYIMILPAFAVISEVIPTFSKKTIFGYKAIAFSSVAIALLGFLVWAHHMFTAGMSLFAGAIFSFITFFIAIPSAIKVFNWIATMWRGSISLEAPMLHAISFLLIFTIGGLTGLFLAALSTDVHLHDTYFVVSHFHYVMAGSNLIAFLAGIHYWWPKMFGRMYNKRLAAIGAALVFLGFNATFLPQFVLGSRGMPRRYYNYLPEFQSLHVASTIGSWILASGLFLIGAYLLASLRQPKSMVANPWGGRTLEWETDSPPTTHNFEGQPVLQHGPYDYRANPAPVGVEEHIH; this comes from the coding sequence ATGGCAGATACTTTAACGACCCACGGCAACGGTCACGCCGCTCACCACGGCGACTATTTGGATGACCCGAAAGGGTTGGCCAGTTGGCTGACGACTGTCGACCACAAGCGCATCGGCCTGATGTACATGTGGTCCGTCTTCTTCTTCTTTCTGGTCGGCGGTATCTTCGCACTGCTGGTTCGCATTGAGCTTCTGACGCCCAAGCAGACCATCATGACGGCTGAGATGTACAACCGGGTGTTCACCCTGCACGGCGCCATCATGGTGTTCCTGGTGATCATTCCGGCGATCCCCGCGGCTCTGGGCAACTTTGCGCTGCCCCTGCTGCTGGGCGCCAAGGACGTCGCGTTCCCGAAACTCAACCTGGCTAGCCTCTACGTTTATTGGACCGGCGCCCTGATGGCTGTGACGACCCTCGCGCTGGGCGGCGTCGACACCGGTTGGACCTTCTACACGCCCTACTCCAGTACCACTGGCGGCGGCGTCACCCTGATGGTCCTGGCCGCGTTCGTGCTGGGCTTCAGTTCGATCTTCACGGGCGTCAACTTCATCGCCACGATCCACAAGCTGCGCGCGCCCGGCATGGGTTGGTTCGAGATGCCGCTGTTCTGCTGGGGGATGTACTCCACGGCGCTCATCCAGATCCTGGCCACGCCGGTGCTCGCCATCACGCTGCTGCTGCTCTGCATGGAGCGCGTGCTCAGCATCGGTATCTTCGATCCCCAACTGGGCGGCGATCCTGTGCTCTTCCAGCACTTCTTCTGGTTCTACTCGCACCCGGCCGTGTACATCATGATTCTGCCGGCGTTCGCGGTGATCTCGGAAGTCATCCCCACCTTCTCGAAGAAGACAATCTTCGGCTACAAGGCCATCGCCTTCTCTTCGGTTGCGATTGCGCTGCTCGGCTTCCTGGTCTGGGCGCATCACATGTTCACCGCCGGCATGAGCCTGTTCGCCGGCGCGATCTTCAGCTTCATCACCTTCTTCATCGCTATCCCCTCGGCGATCAAGGTGTTCAACTGGATTGCGACCATGTGGCGCGGCTCCATCTCGCTGGAAGCGCCGATGCTGCACGCCATCAGCTTCCTGCTGATCTTCACCATCGGCGGCCTGACCGGCCTGTTCCTGGCCGCTCTTTCCACCGATGTCCACTTGCACGACACCTACTTCGTCGTCTCACACTTCCACTACGTCATGGCCGGATCGAACCTGATCGCGTTCCTGGCCGGAATCCACTACTGGTGGCCCAAGATGTTCGGCCGGATGTACAACAAGCGCCTGGCCGCCATCGGCGCCGCGCTGGTGTTCCTGGGCTTCAACGCGACCTTCCTGCCGCAGTTCGTGCTGGGCAGCCGCGGCATGCCGCGCCGCTATTACAACTACCTGCCTGAGTTCCAGTCGCTCCATGTGGCATCCACCATCGGCAGCTGGATTCTGGCCTCCGGCCTGTTCCTGATCGGAGCTTACCTGCTGGCTTCGCTGCGCCAGCCCAAGAGCATGGTGGCCAACCCCTGGGGCGGCCGCACGCTGGAGTGGGAGACCGATTCTCCGCCCACCACGCACAACTTCGAGGGCCAGCCCGTCCTGCAGCACGGCCCCTATGACTATCGTGCCAACCCCGCGCCCGTCGGCGTGGAGGAGCACATCCACTAG
- a CDS encoding cytochrome c oxidase subunit 3 family protein translates to MSTATHTTSADHGHSPFLQHHFRDMDQQFNTAKIGMWLFLVTEILMFGGLFIGYGIMHASHPQAFLAAHHHLDRTMGAINTIVLLFSSFTMVMAIWAAQTSRKGLVILFLVITLLCAATFMGVKYSEYSHKFHEGLLPGKYYTHEGDTVPGQFLFFSFYFMMTGLHGIHVLLGMVVISWLIFRAVRGDFGPDYYGPLDVTGLYWHLVDLIWIYLFPLMYLIS, encoded by the coding sequence ATGAGTACTGCGACCCATACGACCAGCGCCGATCACGGGCACTCGCCGTTCCTCCAGCATCACTTCCGTGACATGGACCAGCAGTTCAATACCGCCAAGATCGGTATGTGGCTGTTCCTGGTAACGGAAATCCTGATGTTCGGCGGCCTCTTCATCGGCTATGGCATCATGCATGCCAGCCACCCGCAGGCCTTCCTGGCGGCTCACCACCACCTGGACCGCACGATGGGCGCCATCAACACCATCGTCCTGCTCTTTTCCAGCTTCACCATGGTGATGGCGATCTGGGCCGCGCAGACCTCACGCAAGGGACTGGTCATTCTGTTCCTGGTCATCACCCTGCTTTGCGCCGCCACCTTCATGGGCGTCAAGTATTCCGAGTACAGCCACAAGTTCCACGAAGGGCTGCTGCCGGGCAAATACTACACGCATGAGGGCGACACCGTTCCCGGCCAGTTCCTGTTCTTCAGCTTCTACTTCATGATGACCGGCCTGCACGGTATCCACGTGCTGCTGGGCATGGTCGTCATCAGTTGGCTGATCTTCCGGGCTGTGCGGGGCGATTTCGGCCCGGATTATTACGGGCCGCTGGATGTCACCGGACTGTACTGGCACCTGGTCGATCTCATCTGGATCTACCTGTTCCCGTTGATGTATCTGATTTCCTAG
- a CDS encoding DmpA family aminopeptidase yields the protein MMRILLPLFCLGALLAQTPRPRAREAGVVTGRLPVGRWNAITDVAGVRVGHATRVRGENVRTGVTAIVPHSGNLFREKVPAAVFVGNGFGKLMGSTQVEELGELETPILLTATLNVPRAADALLEYMLGLPGNEQVRSINAVVGETNDGYLNDIRSRPVGKDEVFAALRGAHSGAVEEGAVGAGAGTVAFGYKGGIGTSSRVLGQYTVGVLVQSNYGGDLMIAGIPVGRELRRAGQGSKDGSCMIVIATDAPVDARNLKRMAARAMLGLGRTGSSGSNGSGDYAIAFSTHRGGSPLVSNDDMTPLFEGVIEATEEAVNNSLFKAETVTSNGHTVEALPVERVLDILRAHKVLSK from the coding sequence ATGATGCGGATTCTTCTACCGCTGTTCTGCCTCGGCGCCTTGTTGGCGCAGACACCTCGCCCCAGGGCCCGCGAAGCCGGGGTAGTCACAGGACGGCTGCCGGTTGGCCGCTGGAACGCCATCACCGACGTGGCGGGGGTGCGCGTGGGCCATGCGACGCGCGTGCGCGGCGAGAATGTTCGCACCGGCGTGACGGCGATTGTCCCTCACAGTGGGAATCTCTTCCGCGAGAAGGTGCCGGCGGCCGTTTTCGTCGGGAATGGGTTCGGCAAGCTGATGGGCTCCACGCAGGTGGAGGAACTGGGTGAACTGGAGACGCCGATCCTGCTCACCGCCACCCTAAACGTGCCTCGCGCAGCCGATGCCCTCCTGGAGTACATGCTGGGCTTGCCGGGGAATGAGCAGGTGCGCAGCATCAATGCTGTCGTGGGTGAGACAAACGACGGCTACCTGAACGACATCCGCAGCCGGCCGGTGGGTAAGGACGAAGTCTTCGCGGCGCTGCGCGGCGCCCATTCCGGGGCGGTGGAAGAAGGAGCCGTGGGCGCCGGCGCCGGCACGGTGGCCTTCGGATACAAGGGCGGCATTGGAACGTCCTCCCGCGTTCTGGGCCAGTACACGGTGGGCGTGCTGGTGCAATCAAACTATGGCGGCGACCTGATGATTGCAGGCATTCCCGTCGGCCGCGAGCTGCGCCGCGCGGGCCAGGGCTCAAAGGACGGCAGTTGCATGATCGTCATCGCGACGGACGCTCCGGTGGATGCACGGAATTTGAAGCGCATGGCGGCGCGGGCGATGCTGGGACTGGGCCGGACTGGTTCCTCGGGCTCGAATGGCAGCGGCGACTACGCCATCGCATTCTCCACGCACCGGGGCGGCTCACCGTTGGTCTCCAACGACGACATGACACCACTGTTCGAGGGCGTCATTGAAGCGACGGAAGAGGCGGTGAACAACTCGCTGTTCAAGGCGGAGACAGTGACTTCGAATGGGCACACCGTCGAGGCGCTGCCGGTGGAGCGAGTCCTCGATATCCTGCGCGCGCACAAAGTACTCAGCAAATAG
- the nrfD gene encoding NrfD/PsrC family molybdoenzyme membrane anchor subunit produces MADLALDPRMELNPPLITSGATYAEVNQQISVITETAPPKQWYWVFFGVALPLLGLLGVCLTYLAFTGIGVWGNNVPVGWGWDITNFVWWIGIGHAGTLISAILFLFRQKWRTSINRAAEAMTLFAVACAGIYPLFHTGRPWRAFYWLLPAPNELLHMWQNFRSPLMWDVFAVSTYATVSALFWFVGLIPDLATLRDRAQNPVRKTIFGILSLGWRGSASQWRHYELAYLILAGLSTPLVLSVHSIVSFDFATSVLPGWHTTIFPPYFVAGAVFSGFAMVITLMTLARYIYGLENLITIKHLENMCKVILATGTIVGFAYATEFFIAWYSANQYERFIFMNRAFGPYGWAYWTMISCNVIAPQFFWFKKLRTSVPVMFVLCIFINIGMWFERFVIIATSLHRDFLPSSWGYFRPTWVDIGTFAGTFGLFLTLFLLFLRFLPAIAISEVKGVLHHQINTQPATAGKGGAH; encoded by the coding sequence ATGGCCGACCTCGCACTCGACCCGAGAATGGAACTGAATCCGCCGCTGATCACCAGCGGCGCCACCTACGCGGAAGTCAATCAGCAGATCAGCGTCATTACGGAGACCGCGCCCCCCAAGCAGTGGTACTGGGTGTTCTTCGGCGTGGCCCTGCCGCTGTTGGGCCTTCTGGGCGTCTGCCTGACTTACCTTGCCTTCACCGGCATCGGCGTATGGGGCAACAACGTACCCGTCGGCTGGGGCTGGGACATCACGAACTTCGTGTGGTGGATCGGTATCGGCCACGCCGGTACGCTGATTTCGGCCATCCTGTTCCTGTTCCGCCAGAAGTGGCGGACCTCCATCAACCGCGCCGCCGAAGCGATGACGCTCTTCGCCGTGGCCTGCGCCGGCATCTATCCTCTCTTCCACACTGGCCGTCCGTGGCGAGCATTCTATTGGCTGCTGCCGGCGCCCAATGAGCTCCTGCACATGTGGCAGAACTTCCGCAGCCCGCTGATGTGGGACGTATTCGCGGTTTCGACCTACGCGACGGTGTCCGCGCTGTTCTGGTTCGTCGGGCTGATTCCCGATCTGGCCACGCTACGCGATCGTGCGCAAAACCCGGTACGCAAGACGATCTTCGGGATTCTCAGCCTGGGCTGGCGCGGCTCCGCTTCACAGTGGCGCCACTATGAACTGGCCTACCTGATCCTGGCCGGCCTGTCGACGCCGCTGGTGCTCTCAGTGCACTCCATCGTGTCTTTCGACTTCGCGACCTCGGTGCTGCCCGGCTGGCACACAACGATCTTCCCGCCTTACTTCGTCGCCGGCGCCGTGTTCTCCGGCTTCGCGATGGTGATCACGCTGATGACCCTGGCCCGCTACATCTACGGCCTGGAGAATCTCATCACCATCAAGCACCTCGAGAACATGTGCAAGGTCATCCTGGCCACCGGCACGATCGTGGGTTTCGCCTACGCCACCGAGTTCTTCATCGCCTGGTACAGCGCCAACCAGTATGAGCGCTTCATCTTCATGAACCGCGCCTTCGGTCCTTACGGCTGGGCGTACTGGACGATGATCAGCTGCAACGTGATCGCGCCGCAGTTCTTCTGGTTCAAGAAGCTGCGCACGTCGGTTCCGGTGATGTTCGTGTTGTGCATCTTCATCAACATCGGCATGTGGTTTGAACGCTTCGTGATCATCGCCACCTCGCTGCACCGTGACTTTCTGCCCTCGAGCTGGGGCTACTTCCGACCCACGTGGGTGGACATCGGGACTTTCGCCGGCACCTTCGGCCTGTTCCTGACCCTGTTCCTGCTGTTCCTCCGCTTCCTGCCTGCCATCGCCATCAGCGAAGTGAAGGGCGTGCTTCATCACCAGATCAACACCCAACCGGCCACGGCCGGGAAGGGAGGCGCGCACTAA
- a CDS encoding c-type cytochrome produces the protein MDSRRIAQMLLVVAASSLLGACSNFPSRQPPIWVFPDMKRQDKYKPQMHSDFFADGRTSRRPVAGTLSQEMYRADETLATGVAGDNTYVAKNPLPLTKETLLHGQVKFNTYCAPCHDRTGSGRGIVPSKATWVPGNIHDERIVGMVDGEIYHVISNGRRSMPGYRFQVSEKDRWAIVAYVRALQRSWRGSMADVPADSQAKVR, from the coding sequence ATGGATTCTCGACGCATCGCGCAAATGCTGCTGGTTGTCGCAGCCAGTTCACTGCTGGGCGCCTGCTCCAACTTTCCTTCCCGCCAGCCTCCCATCTGGGTCTTCCCGGACATGAAGCGGCAGGACAAGTACAAGCCCCAGATGCACTCGGATTTCTTCGCCGATGGCCGCACCAGCCGCCGTCCGGTGGCGGGCACGCTCTCGCAGGAGATGTACCGCGCCGACGAGACGCTGGCGACGGGCGTCGCCGGTGACAATACGTATGTCGCGAAGAACCCGCTGCCCTTGACTAAGGAAACGCTGCTCCACGGCCAGGTGAAGTTCAATACCTATTGCGCGCCCTGCCATGACCGCACCGGCTCCGGCCGCGGCATTGTTCCGAGCAAGGCGACCTGGGTCCCCGGCAACATCCACGACGAGCGGATCGTCGGCATGGTGGACGGAGAGATCTATCACGTCATCTCGAACGGCCGCCGGTCCATGCCGGGCTATCGCTTCCAGGTTTCCGAGAAAGACCGCTGGGCCATCGTCGCCTACGTCCGGGCGCTGCAACGCTCGTGGCGCGGCAGCATGGCCGATGTTCCGGCCGACTCCCAGGCCAAGGTGAGGTAA
- a CDS encoding SCO family protein → MLTLKTAQTERMQRPGAQALTRLRRLAVVPAAVLLMSGASGLLAQSEDEKTPRELTGVDVVEHLGQKIDLNLQFIGEDGYPHALKEYFSKGKPVVLNLVYYSCPMLCNLVMNGQTQAFRKLKWTIGNEFEVVTISIDPTENFGLARSKKASYLNSYERETSGWHFLVDHQENVAKLAKQIGFGYRRDPATGQYAHAAAIFVLSPEGMISRYLYGVNFKPFDIQMALTEAASEKFGVSDRILLYCFHYDPASRGYVLFARNFMRGGGALALLIFGFVLFRLWRRERRVGFNHPPMVTAK, encoded by the coding sequence ATGCTCACTCTGAAGACAGCACAAACCGAAAGGATGCAGCGCCCCGGCGCGCAGGCGCTCACGCGTCTTCGCCGCCTGGCCGTTGTGCCTGCCGCCGTGCTGTTGATGTCGGGTGCTTCCGGTTTGCTGGCCCAGTCTGAAGACGAGAAGACGCCGCGGGAACTGACGGGCGTTGATGTCGTCGAACACCTGGGTCAGAAGATCGATCTCAACCTTCAGTTCATCGGGGAAGACGGCTATCCACACGCGCTGAAGGAATACTTCAGCAAAGGTAAGCCGGTCGTCCTGAACCTTGTCTACTACTCCTGCCCGATGCTCTGCAACCTGGTCATGAACGGCCAGACGCAGGCTTTCCGCAAGCTGAAGTGGACCATCGGCAACGAGTTCGAAGTGGTGACCATCTCCATTGATCCCACTGAGAACTTCGGCCTGGCCCGCAGTAAGAAGGCGTCGTACCTCAACTCCTACGAGCGTGAGACCTCCGGCTGGCACTTCCTGGTGGACCATCAGGAGAACGTGGCCAAGCTGGCCAAGCAGATCGGTTTCGGCTACCGCCGGGATCCGGCCACCGGCCAGTACGCTCACGCGGCGGCCATCTTCGTGCTCTCACCGGAGGGCATGATCAGCCGCTACCTCTACGGCGTCAACTTCAAGCCGTTCGACATTCAGATGGCGCTGACGGAAGCCGCGAGCGAGAAGTTCGGCGTCAGCGACCGTATTCTGCTCTACTGCTTCCACTACGATCCAGCCTCCCGCGGCTACGTCCTGTTCGCGCGCAACTTCATGCGCGGCGGTGGCGCGCTGGCGCTGTTGATCTTCGGTTTTGTCCTGTTTCGATTGTGGCGACGTGAACGCCGGGTTGGATTCAACCACCCTCCTATGGTGACTGCGAAATGA
- a CDS encoding cytochrome C oxidase subunit IV family protein, whose protein sequence is MSQSASHAAHITGPKTYGAVLLGLLVLTVITVQASYIDFGSMNTVVALIIATIKASLVALFFMHLRHDKFNAVIFVGGLLFLSIFIIWTMFDLGTRETILPSNLKEPVLEFPGAPLNKPVRPSTGQPAGTPAP, encoded by the coding sequence ATGTCTCAATCCGCTTCGCACGCCGCACACATTACCGGTCCGAAGACCTACGGCGCCGTCCTGCTGGGCCTGCTGGTGCTGACCGTCATCACGGTCCAGGCCTCCTACATCGACTTCGGGTCCATGAACACGGTGGTCGCCCTCATCATCGCGACTATCAAGGCTTCGCTCGTCGCGCTGTTCTTCATGCACCTGCGCCACGACAAGTTCAACGCCGTGATCTTCGTCGGCGGCCTGCTGTTCCTATCGATCTTCATCATCTGGACGATGTTCGACTTGGGCACACGGGAAACCATCCTGCCGTCGAACCTGAAGGAACCTGTGCTGGAGTTCCCCGGGGCTCCGCTGAACAAGCCGGTCCGTCCTTCCACGGGACAGCCCGCGGGCACACCGGCTCCCTAA
- a CDS encoding DUF3341 domain-containing protein, translating into MATNLLARLNLPGFESESKKVKHYGVVANFDTPEDLLRAVRTARAAGFSKMEAYTPFPIHGIDEALGAPRSPLGKIVMCCGLTGLVSAVLLQWWTGAVDYPLSVAGKPLFALEPSVPIMFELSVLLSAFGAVFGMLHLNRLPTYYHAFFNYSKAEGASNDRFLLAVEVEDPKFIAEEVKTFLDSCGSRHTELVEA; encoded by the coding sequence ATGGCCACCAATCTTCTCGCCCGGCTCAATCTGCCCGGCTTCGAGAGTGAATCGAAGAAGGTGAAGCACTACGGTGTGGTCGCCAACTTCGACACGCCGGAGGATCTGCTGCGGGCCGTGCGTACGGCGCGCGCGGCGGGTTTCTCCAAGATGGAAGCCTACACCCCGTTCCCGATTCACGGCATCGACGAGGCGCTGGGCGCGCCCCGCTCGCCGCTGGGCAAGATCGTGATGTGCTGCGGCCTGACAGGTCTCGTTTCGGCGGTCCTGCTGCAGTGGTGGACCGGCGCGGTGGACTATCCGCTTTCAGTTGCAGGCAAGCCGCTGTTCGCGCTGGAGCCTTCGGTGCCGATCATGTTCGAGCTGAGCGTGCTGCTCAGCGCGTTCGGCGCGGTGTTCGGGATGCTCCACCTGAACCGGCTGCCCACTTACTATCACGCTTTCTTTAACTACTCCAAGGCCGAAGGCGCCAGCAACGACCGGTTCCTGCTGGCCGTGGAAGTAGAAGATCCCAAGTTTATCGCCGAGGAGGTCAAGACCTTCCTGGATTCGTGCGGCAGCCGCCACACGGAACTGGTGGAGGCCTGA
- the coxB gene encoding cytochrome c oxidase subunit II, which yields MNWFQNWMLPKAAATHAGDVDGLYMFIVYLTIFFFFFNGALILYAVRKWRRRSAKEVTPHITHNTKMELIWSIIPLFVVMGIFFWGFKGYVKAWVPPNDSMEIVVTAKKWVWQFEYPDGTRTLNDLHVPLNKPVKLVMHSEDVIHSFFVPSFRLKRDVIPGRYTELWFTPTEPGVQQVFCAEYCGKGHSDMLARIFVDTPEQYETFLREGDEQVRKMPLKDLGKLVYENKGCATCHSLDGTRGQGPSWKGIWGETGKGADGKPYTVDANYIRQSVLQPQAVVVQGFEPIMPTFQGLLREREILGVIEFIKSVK from the coding sequence ATGAATTGGTTCCAGAACTGGATGCTGCCCAAAGCGGCGGCCACACATGCCGGTGACGTCGATGGACTCTATATGTTCATCGTCTACCTCACCATATTCTTCTTCTTCTTCAACGGAGCGTTGATCCTGTACGCCGTACGGAAATGGCGGCGGCGCTCAGCGAAGGAGGTGACGCCGCACATCACGCACAACACGAAGATGGAGCTCATCTGGAGCATCATCCCGCTGTTCGTCGTGATGGGCATCTTCTTCTGGGGCTTCAAAGGCTATGTCAAAGCCTGGGTTCCGCCGAACGACTCCATGGAGATTGTCGTCACCGCCAAGAAGTGGGTATGGCAGTTCGAGTATCCGGACGGTACTCGTACACTGAACGATCTCCACGTGCCGCTGAACAAGCCCGTGAAGCTCGTGATGCACTCCGAAGACGTGATTCACAGCTTCTTTGTGCCCAGCTTCCGGCTGAAGCGCGACGTGATCCCGGGCCGTTATACGGAACTCTGGTTCACCCCGACTGAGCCGGGCGTCCAGCAGGTGTTCTGCGCTGAATACTGCGGCAAGGGCCATAGCGACATGCTGGCCCGCATCTTCGTCGACACCCCCGAGCAGTACGAGACGTTCCTGCGCGAAGGCGACGAACAGGTTCGCAAGATGCCGTTGAAGGATCTCGGCAAGCTGGTCTACGAAAACAAGGGCTGCGCGACGTGCCACTCTCTGGACGGCACCCGCGGCCAGGGCCCCTCCTGGAAGGGAATCTGGGGCGAAACGGGCAAGGGTGCGGACGGCAAGCCTTATACGGTTGATGCCAACTACATCCGCCAGTCTGTGCTGCAGCCTCAGGCTGTGGTGGTACAGGGCTTCGAGCCGATCATGCCGACGTTCCAGGGTCTCCTGCGCGAGCGCGAAATCCTGGGCGTGATCGAGTTCATCAAGTCGGTGAAGTAA